One Corynebacterium tuberculostearicum DNA window includes the following coding sequences:
- a CDS encoding aldo/keto reductase, with amino-acid sequence MGVMSIYAPASERYDSMEYRRVGNSGLKLPAISLGLWQNFGDDRPLATQREILRAAYDRGITHFDLANNYGPEPGAAEDNFGRIFARDFRPFRDEMIISSKAGWVMNDSPYGFGGSRKYLVSSLDASLKRMGLDYVDIFYHHRPDPDTPLEETLYALRDIVASGKALYVGISSYGPELTAEAVEFMEDEGCPLLIHQPSYSILNRWIERPGEDGESLLDVTARSGLGVIGFGPLAQGMLTDRYIDGIPADSRAAKNKTLEKDWLNEENLSMIRSLNDIAGKRGQSLAQMAISWVLRDQGDRTLTSALLGASSVEQLEHNLGALDKLDFSADELAAIDDAAHDAGINRWAGATASRVRGN; translated from the coding sequence ATGGGTGTCATGAGTATCTATGCACCCGCATCTGAACGTTATGATTCGATGGAGTACCGCCGAGTCGGCAACTCTGGACTGAAGCTGCCGGCCATTTCCCTTGGCCTTTGGCAGAACTTCGGCGACGATCGTCCCCTGGCCACGCAGCGCGAAATCCTGCGCGCGGCGTATGACCGGGGGATTACTCATTTCGATTTGGCCAATAACTACGGCCCTGAACCAGGTGCCGCGGAGGACAACTTCGGCCGCATCTTCGCCCGCGATTTCCGCCCCTTCCGCGATGAAATGATCATTTCTTCCAAGGCCGGGTGGGTAATGAATGATTCGCCCTACGGTTTCGGCGGCTCTCGCAAGTACCTGGTGAGCTCCTTGGACGCTTCCTTGAAGCGCATGGGCTTGGACTACGTGGACATCTTCTACCATCACCGTCCGGACCCGGACACTCCGCTGGAAGAGACCCTGTATGCACTGCGGGATATCGTGGCCTCCGGCAAGGCTCTCTATGTGGGCATTTCTTCCTATGGTCCGGAGCTCACCGCAGAGGCCGTGGAGTTTATGGAAGATGAAGGCTGCCCGCTGCTGATTCATCAGCCCAGCTATTCCATTCTGAATCGCTGGATTGAGCGCCCGGGCGAAGACGGCGAGTCGCTGCTTGATGTCACAGCGCGCAGCGGCTTGGGCGTCATCGGCTTTGGTCCACTAGCGCAGGGCATGCTGACAGATCGCTATATCGACGGCATCCCCGCAGATTCGCGTGCGGCGAAGAATAAGACCCTGGAAAAGGACTGGCTCAATGAGGAAAACCTTTCCATGATCCGTTCGCTCAACGATATTGCAGGCAAGCGCGGCCAGTCGCTGGCCCAGATGGCCATCTCGTGGGTGCTGCGTGATCAGGGTGATCGCACGCTTACCTCGGCGCTGTTAGGCGCTTCTTCGGTAGAGCAGCTCGAACACAACCTGGGCGCGCTGGACAAGCTTGACTTCAGCGCAGACGAGCTGGCTGCGATTGACGACGCCGCCCATGACGCTGGAATCAACCGCTGGGCCGGCGCCACCGCCTCCCGCGTGCGAGGAAACTAG
- a CDS encoding YkvI family membrane protein, whose amino-acid sequence MSSKNIIAIAMSFVGLLVGAGFATGQEVVQYFTAFGSWGIPGIIIAALIMTLAGTVFLQLGSYFHASEHNTVFRNVTHPIVSKLLDIAVIITLFAIGFVMLAGAGSNMEQQFGWKTWIGSTLMLVLVLIVGMLDVDKVSKVIGAVTPTIIIAVIGVAIYTGLNMPDDIGAAMDASSQIDTPIGNWLISALNYNGLALMLAVSMSLVIGGDNISPREAGWGGVVGGVIYSIMMGLAGFSLLMNSDKAQGSDIPMLSLVDSVNPTLGSIMAVIIYLMIFNTAIGMFYALGKRLSAGHEKRFPVIFVIGCLAGFAVSFAGFKTLMNYIYPVIGYMGILMVAILVFAWFRSQSQIQDEAVRRERVRSLMHLKLNPNKDYDAERYDDEIGQHIEDSNMDNAALYDELVEEVTEELDGDDDVDFDKKKYAEKRHDHSYYTERDAVETDRTPEEIEKWVEETGASGAPEEDEELPKADNSKN is encoded by the coding sequence GTGTCTTCTAAAAACATTATCGCCATTGCCATGTCCTTCGTGGGCTTGTTGGTGGGCGCCGGCTTTGCCACGGGCCAAGAGGTGGTGCAGTACTTCACTGCCTTTGGTTCCTGGGGTATTCCCGGCATCATTATCGCCGCACTGATCATGACCCTTGCCGGTACCGTGTTCTTGCAGCTGGGCAGCTACTTCCACGCTTCTGAGCACAATACCGTTTTCCGCAATGTCACCCACCCGATCGTCTCCAAATTGCTGGACATCGCGGTCATCATCACCCTCTTTGCCATTGGCTTTGTGATGTTGGCTGGCGCGGGTTCCAATATGGAGCAGCAGTTTGGCTGGAAGACTTGGATCGGCTCCACGCTCATGTTGGTATTGGTGCTTATCGTGGGCATGCTCGACGTGGATAAGGTATCCAAGGTTATCGGTGCTGTAACACCGACCATCATCATTGCGGTCATTGGTGTTGCCATCTACACCGGCCTCAATATGCCGGATGACATCGGCGCCGCTATGGACGCCTCCAGCCAGATCGACACCCCGATTGGTAACTGGCTCATTTCCGCACTCAATTACAACGGCCTGGCGCTGATGCTCGCCGTGTCCATGTCCCTGGTTATCGGTGGCGACAATATCAGCCCACGCGAGGCCGGTTGGGGCGGCGTTGTAGGCGGCGTCATCTACTCCATCATGATGGGCCTTGCCGGATTCTCCTTGCTGATGAACTCGGACAAGGCACAAGGCTCCGATATTCCGATGCTGTCTTTGGTAGATAGCGTTAACCCGACGCTCGGCTCCATCATGGCGGTCATCATTTACTTGATGATCTTCAATACCGCTATCGGCATGTTCTACGCACTGGGCAAGCGCCTATCTGCCGGTCATGAGAAGCGCTTCCCGGTTATCTTCGTTATCGGCTGCTTGGCTGGTTTCGCCGTGTCCTTCGCCGGCTTCAAGACCCTGATGAACTACATCTACCCCGTCATCGGCTACATGGGCATTCTGATGGTAGCCATCCTGGTCTTCGCTTGGTTCCGCAGCCAGTCTCAAATCCAGGATGAGGCCGTGCGCCGTGAGCGCGTACGTTCACTTATGCACCTGAAGCTGAACCCCAACAAGGATTATGACGCTGAGCGTTATGATGACGAGATTGGCCAGCATATCGAGGACTCCAATATGGATAACGCGGCCCTCTACGATGAGCTGGTGGAGGAAGTCACCGAAGAGCTCGATGGTGACGACGACGTGGACTTTGACAAAAAGAAGTACGCAGAAAAGCGCCACGACCACTCCTACTACACCGAGCGTGATGCGGTAGAAACTGACCGCACCCCGGAAGAAATTGAAAAGTGGGTCGAAGAAACCGGCGCATCCGGCGCCCCTGAAGAAGATGAGGAGCTGCCAAAGGCTGACAATTCCAAGAATTAA
- a CDS encoding NAD(P)-dependent alcohol dehydrogenase — translation MTIKSKVLQKESPEAPFKVVEIERRDPREDDVVIDIKAAGICHSDIHTIRNEWGQAHFPLTVGHEIAGVVEAVGDKVTKFKVGDRVGVGCLVNSCGECEQCRNGQEQNCLNGNVGTYNSEDVDGTITQGGYAQKVVVNENFVCTIPEGIDFDVAAPLLCAGITTYSPLARWQVKEGDKVAVVGLGGLGHMGVQIAAAKGADVTVISRSLRKEKEAYELGAKHILATGEDEDFFDNHRGEFDLILSTISAQYSLNDYLQLLKPRGIMSVVGLPPEELGVHMSSLVGGGKVLTGNNIGGIAETQEMLDFCAEHGIGAVIEKIGVNDVDDAYERVVEGDVKFRFVIDTATFDD, via the coding sequence ATGACAATTAAGAGCAAAGTATTGCAAAAGGAAAGCCCTGAAGCACCATTCAAGGTCGTGGAAATTGAGCGCCGCGATCCGCGCGAAGACGACGTGGTCATTGATATCAAGGCTGCAGGCATCTGCCACTCCGATATTCACACGATCCGCAACGAATGGGGCCAGGCCCACTTCCCGCTGACGGTGGGCCACGAGATTGCCGGCGTCGTGGAAGCCGTGGGCGATAAGGTCACGAAATTTAAAGTCGGCGACCGCGTTGGCGTTGGCTGCCTGGTCAACTCCTGTGGTGAGTGCGAACAGTGTCGCAACGGCCAGGAGCAGAACTGCCTGAATGGCAATGTGGGCACCTATAACTCCGAAGATGTAGACGGCACCATTACCCAAGGCGGCTACGCCCAGAAGGTAGTCGTCAACGAAAACTTTGTGTGCACCATCCCGGAGGGCATTGACTTTGATGTCGCAGCCCCGCTGCTGTGCGCCGGAATCACTACCTATTCACCGCTGGCTCGCTGGCAGGTCAAGGAAGGCGACAAGGTTGCCGTAGTAGGCCTGGGCGGCTTGGGCCACATGGGTGTGCAGATCGCGGCGGCCAAGGGTGCGGATGTAACCGTGATTTCCCGCTCCCTGCGCAAGGAAAAGGAAGCCTACGAGCTGGGTGCTAAGCATATTCTGGCCACAGGTGAGGACGAAGACTTCTTTGATAACCACCGTGGTGAATTCGACCTCATCTTGTCCACCATTTCTGCCCAGTACTCCCTCAATGACTACCTGCAGCTGCTGAAGCCGCGCGGCATCATGTCCGTTGTCGGACTTCCACCGGAAGAGCTGGGAGTACACATGAGCAGCCTTGTCGGCGGCGGCAAGGTGCTAACCGGTAATAACATCGGCGGCATTGCAGAGACCCAGGAAATGCTGGATTTCTGCGCCGAGCACGGCATCGGCGCCGTTATTGAAAAGATCGGCGTCAACGATGTTGATGACGCCTATGAGCGCGTGGTGGAAGGCGATGTAAAGTTCCGCTTCGTGATTGATACCGCGACCTTTGACGACTAA